A genome region from Nocardia sp. NBC_00565 includes the following:
- a CDS encoding YbaB/EbfC family nucleoid-associated protein: MADDISIGQFTDLMETMRAGVESIARAQEKQALLTATGYAAGKRVAVIVNANNVVIQTRFTDDVSDLSYAELAAAITAAGQDAAAQILRHTRAMIEDLHAQTARLPKLSEFVPGLPDVREVLPARPEVSTAPPSARPSAAAEDADPPMVFTDVTPWDHIRSAGTQPGVSESSW; the protein is encoded by the coding sequence ATGGCGGACGACATTTCGATCGGGCAATTCACCGATCTCATGGAGACGATGCGGGCGGGCGTCGAATCCATTGCGCGGGCGCAGGAGAAGCAGGCCTTGCTCACGGCGACCGGTTATGCCGCGGGTAAACGCGTCGCCGTGATCGTCAACGCCAATAATGTGGTCATTCAGACCCGATTCACCGATGACGTATCGGATTTGAGCTATGCGGAACTGGCCGCCGCCATCACCGCCGCCGGGCAGGACGCCGCGGCCCAGATCCTGCGCCATACCCGGGCGATGATCGAGGACTTGCACGCCCAGACCGCGCGGCTGCCGAAGCTGTCGGAGTTCGTCCCCGGACTTCCCGATGTGCGCGAGGTGCTGCCCGCCCGGCCCGAAGTGTCCACCGCGCCGCCATCGGCACGCCCCAGCGCCGCGGCCGAGGATGCGGATCCGCCCATGGTCTTCACCGATGTCACGCCGTGGGACCACATCCGTTCCGCCGGGACACAGCCGGGCGTGTCCGAGTCGAGCTGGTGA
- a CDS encoding sigma-70 family RNA polymerase sigma factor — translation MFIDITPLWSWIPGWILSALNFGMTYPNGHVTPMNDLSEVWQWGAGEMRKLEAELKAATEAALKHYEGGEGSAEMKKEFDKQFTGDNSVMNVAAALDNLGDYTHDGMKGLYQDQMWSALFAGMTTYSVIALIAEFWPFGMGAASVELVLAREALAIAEREAAQLAAEEAAKAGLRNLLKPYLKKIGLQMDKWAGDSLARKAAVGGVRLGGAGLKAGAHGAMADIGIQFISDPGGDIDWGQVGTTALTWGAGGMAGRAAGLGVSKGLGKAVSSDLGQRLATSANPVARAAVSPRTMGLATGLVSGAAGAGGMYGAMVAVDPNAKFSPQMLAAGFGMGALGGARMGHAEASGPTTHSAGSSAADGHASKPAVVTPETSAEGKKLFRQVSLATHPDKYPPGAQRDAAEAITKEATQIKAQANTGERGDQYSDQQVARLRELHQQGVELAGSTATTGHGGSTSATPAESAPRTAGSGTSSTGANPTGGSETGVRPSDSGARVASSAGDGSSARPVPPERPAGQGQSQRGGSDAGSPQQSRAGVAAESPGGDTNLAAGQQDKPAASVQAGSAAQSEARVPEQRAPETADEPPRARPAEVDTHGANGQAEPRVPEQRRPDMPVDNSSARPVAAPEPGASEAESGASERGGSNAAVADSGPRPPDVPAERQPQVQHPDSADVGSAVAATESARADGTHSYAEDRPAPAQSHPAPVGGTEFRVPEQRTEPSVNSCVPEAFRYLEQAQGRLVAEGPTPQPRTLAGVPLHEVQRAIRGKFEGFGPDRTASGHAQIVEATVRAGKGASALVAEQRAQVNAGGAQGHVYTLTYNGGNHFEVNGKSAVHVETDAQGREWFVAADENGVPMPGQQPKSLAELAGGATRADAVAADAIIMRAGEVVSGLGDPNAARPSRELMMGATPEPRAQVRSLHAEYRHATTEEARARAESTRLRTQAQQAREAGLHDRAAELDDHVRRLDERADAAGAQAELLRARVVESEHLELAEKLEAVRTEIGELEQRLTDAIGDPAQIQQFRTDLGSVERGEVAAQERDRLDSAERELRERMQPIAEQLDTGRTAVRELAAEVRAAQEPSTGTALTESERGELVRATGPALARARTSIDWLQGIYAGLAQQQGELAQPHAVLTDEIAAATQARDRLAAAFEVADPQQLHPSYRGVPSPGTELVHSLRDTLDRLERAQDEAARLTERQIGLRALDELRLLPVSERVGVSPAAEPSTAFPNQRIVVVGTDTSPAGYRQALQATLRPGTDVELVLRLAQSDKLPVQVEFVRIEVTEQTATGHALASTEPAAPQRSGAWPDPSKHARPWEKTKWTEPQPPFLFKVSMVPVFDEIMSPFHDFAPGEVPEFIFAPNLPFAKTVFDVPAGVDAFQSDVGMYAFHARILSLGILDRIPNHPWVRSFVQNRPWIGKVILGLTKWLPANTAHGRSVHVPLSVDFVNKHPRIAFALGGVEQWIPSVRNGRWIQLVPMIRGTRTHAWFDDARPDPAPLHRGDLATPSFNREAQHLDGDVIRPYTGESVEIPASLAARWHANEQVRERIQEWTEGEYERYERDRVHAGDGLVHRIADQAAQHPDRYSGGDPKRWIRGKNNEWVRDPDGSLLPRHPDGSTWLRDAEGNVRPRAEIVDNLQRARDHLMRNSELNRIPDVPELWNRLIDGKPLRADVIGVEAALVEADYLATHREGTGQQAHQAAKQAGYDWDSNRPELTGDRAERSLLGKLTGRRPLSVGATTELDPSAPDPVRTRRFGTTLYYGRHFGDFGQVRGQLGDIMRGWPAAKIARAQAAVVELTHEATRSHRGDLNLARGGVHVSGRVTGEPGRQRLVVKVESDGDGRQTGVRRYTLEESDGSSQRALPAMPTGAIAAGPMARGGEARPALPEPPQRPPPSTRPTPTAELPDSPPAAGLPESRSATQPELPSAAAPPSVPGGGRSTTPTPPDWAQGATREHVPTSADVARRLVDYGREIAAAARETATTLAQVCEPLRQLGIPDPERLTPTQMTDAALQERYRRFAVADAAVNRNPTTPQEMIEYFDERDRAQQQVTEAGTLSAELGRRMPDYEQALDNEARVRQEAATAAAHDVLDVFGGDRHGDAVAVVYGNPTRVVVASPSVAPDHIVGADLRSRWAAQGIDVQFQHVAVDESGRAWVTDLTAPEAPAAQQHSSNPASTVNNCVPESLGQVNADQRTTVVGVPDPQPGNLSGRSIDEIRPHLNGAELAGFHFDAAATGHGRIAEGLIHAPAAGPGSTAWIVERRATVDAHGVGAHAYTLTYVRDNGNGTWTFTLDGVETTYHGLDGQGREWFTGPDGRRVSLPELTGGSRAEAVETWAAVWRDGQLVENVGDRTATPPQGRLRVGQTPSAESGRTPDRPTAHDPPDAPGRRSELVLRAAGETVPDAAERAEATAGSWDWLGEQLPDWPADKIDDAGLELADLVERELAHPYGEVRIVLEQAGIPGDRVLHATVGDAGFTLTESNRMPDWLAAAIEPIRHVRVHVPGELAIAVESRKIPQLARALAAFDHLSSPPEVAQDNIDHGLRHRARINRGRLHSFHTDIEGEFIECRFGDERVELTVYPLWDQDFRTGWRELARLEQHDRTVPIDELATVIVTDLHERHANWVEAQPDTLGNEVSAQWPGAAQTAASTELTDALTRTASPDPTVERVVLGEPGERRERVEVTDRSRDLPVRDEPGTPTESGRATELLDEKAGTWGFRLHSDGTRTRWFELFESDGSQPRSRPDPLVDLNLPQGAVEQRVSEARSAVVDVLTAADWPEEMRADVRLVVSELVTNVARYAPEGGARVRVWLDDGRLRVAVDDTSRGLPKRQAESEFDTFDVDALEIDLDAWESGALEMGTHGRGLGLLAEAAEVWGVDLHRDGKSVWFEVEKPSDGTPTAAVEVAEPETVAEIPDPNLFDGSQGDTDGRKVPAQRGPTPESPDTAPDPNRGETRAERPDGRVPEQFTRGDTEIAEPGVRSDAELIAAVRAGETAAYGELFERHADAARNQARRLVRSRDDADDVVSESFTSVLDVIRKGGGPDESFRAYLLTTVRNMVYSGPTHADRRLVFTDDMTHIDPGVPFVDTAVEHLEESMAAQAFDTLSERWRDALWQTEIEGRKGVEVAPSFGLSPNGFNQLSARAREALRQAYLQMHVRAATSEPCRPTVERLGAWARSGLGKRADAQVETHLDDCAACRDIATQVVEANRMLGGRGRSVPTGPAGDGSTDHRIPAQPEDDSR, via the coding sequence ATGTTCATCGACATCACCCCGCTGTGGAGCTGGATTCCGGGCTGGATTCTCAGTGCCCTCAATTTCGGTATGACATATCCCAACGGCCACGTGACCCCCATGAACGATCTCAGCGAGGTCTGGCAATGGGGCGCGGGGGAAATGCGGAAGCTCGAGGCCGAGCTGAAGGCGGCCACCGAGGCCGCGCTGAAGCACTACGAGGGCGGCGAGGGTTCCGCCGAGATGAAGAAGGAGTTCGACAAGCAGTTCACCGGCGACAACTCGGTAATGAATGTCGCTGCGGCACTGGACAATCTCGGTGACTACACCCATGACGGTATGAAGGGCCTCTACCAGGATCAGATGTGGTCGGCGCTGTTCGCCGGAATGACGACGTACTCGGTCATCGCGTTGATCGCCGAGTTCTGGCCCTTCGGCATGGGGGCGGCCTCGGTGGAGCTGGTGCTCGCCCGCGAAGCCCTGGCCATTGCCGAGCGGGAAGCGGCCCAACTGGCCGCGGAGGAGGCGGCCAAGGCGGGGCTGCGGAATCTGCTGAAGCCCTATCTCAAGAAGATCGGCCTGCAGATGGACAAGTGGGCCGGGGACTCGCTCGCTCGCAAAGCCGCCGTCGGCGGCGTGCGCCTCGGCGGGGCGGGGCTGAAGGCGGGTGCGCACGGCGCGATGGCCGATATCGGGATCCAGTTCATCTCCGATCCCGGCGGCGATATCGACTGGGGCCAGGTCGGCACCACGGCGTTGACCTGGGGCGCGGGCGGAATGGCCGGTCGCGCCGCGGGTCTCGGTGTGTCCAAGGGCCTCGGCAAGGCCGTGTCATCGGATCTGGGGCAGCGGCTGGCGACGAGCGCCAATCCGGTGGCCCGGGCGGCGGTCTCGCCGAGAACGATGGGGCTGGCCACCGGTTTGGTCAGCGGTGCGGCCGGTGCGGGCGGGATGTACGGCGCCATGGTCGCCGTCGACCCCAATGCGAAATTCTCCCCGCAGATGCTCGCGGCCGGTTTCGGTATGGGTGCCCTCGGCGGCGCGCGAATGGGCCATGCGGAGGCGAGCGGCCCGACGACGCACAGTGCGGGATCGAGCGCGGCCGACGGTCATGCGAGCAAGCCCGCGGTGGTGACCCCCGAGACCAGCGCGGAAGGTAAGAAGCTCTTTCGCCAGGTGAGCCTGGCAACCCATCCCGACAAGTACCCACCCGGTGCGCAACGGGACGCCGCCGAGGCCATCACCAAGGAAGCCACCCAGATCAAGGCGCAGGCGAATACCGGTGAGCGCGGTGACCAGTACAGCGACCAGCAGGTCGCCCGGCTGCGGGAACTGCACCAGCAGGGCGTCGAACTGGCCGGTAGTACTGCCACCACTGGTCACGGCGGCAGTACCAGCGCGACACCGGCCGAGAGTGCACCGCGCACGGCCGGTTCGGGAACGTCCTCGACCGGGGCCAACCCGACGGGCGGCTCGGAAACCGGTGTCCGACCGTCGGATTCGGGTGCGCGGGTGGCGAGTTCGGCCGGTGACGGGAGCAGCGCTCGACCGGTGCCGCCGGAAAGGCCTGCCGGGCAGGGACAGTCGCAACGCGGTGGGAGCGATGCCGGCAGCCCGCAGCAGTCCCGCGCCGGTGTCGCCGCCGAGAGTCCGGGCGGCGACACGAATCTCGCTGCCGGACAACAGGACAAACCCGCAGCGTCGGTTCAGGCCGGTAGTGCGGCGCAGTCCGAAGCCCGGGTTCCGGAGCAGCGTGCGCCCGAAACGGCCGACGAACCTCCGCGCGCGCGGCCGGCGGAAGTAGATACGCACGGTGCCAATGGCCAGGCCGAACCGCGCGTACCCGAGCAGCGCCGACCCGATATGCCGGTCGACAATTCGTCCGCGCGGCCGGTCGCTGCTCCGGAGCCGGGTGCGTCCGAGGCCGAGTCCGGCGCCTCGGAGCGCGGCGGCAGTAATGCGGCCGTTGCTGATTCGGGGCCGCGTCCGCCCGACGTCCCGGCCGAACGTCAACCACAGGTCCAACACCCCGACAGCGCCGATGTCGGATCAGCCGTCGCCGCAACCGAATCGGCCCGCGCGGACGGCACCCACTCCTATGCCGAAGATCGTCCCGCGCCGGCGCAATCGCATCCGGCACCGGTCGGCGGCACGGAGTTCCGTGTGCCCGAACAGCGCACCGAGCCATCGGTCAACAGCTGTGTGCCGGAAGCCTTCCGGTATCTCGAACAGGCGCAGGGTCGCCTCGTGGCCGAGGGGCCGACGCCACAGCCGCGAACGCTGGCCGGGGTGCCCCTGCACGAAGTGCAGCGTGCGATCCGCGGCAAGTTCGAGGGATTCGGGCCCGACCGGACCGCGTCGGGCCATGCGCAGATCGTCGAGGCCACCGTGCGGGCGGGCAAGGGGGCGAGCGCGCTGGTCGCGGAGCAGCGCGCCCAGGTCAACGCCGGAGGTGCGCAGGGGCACGTCTATACGCTCACCTATAACGGGGGCAACCACTTCGAGGTCAACGGCAAGTCGGCGGTCCATGTCGAAACCGATGCGCAGGGCCGGGAGTGGTTCGTCGCGGCCGACGAGAACGGCGTGCCGATGCCGGGGCAGCAGCCGAAGTCGTTGGCGGAGTTGGCCGGCGGCGCTACCCGGGCGGATGCGGTTGCCGCCGATGCCATCATCATGCGTGCCGGTGAGGTCGTCAGCGGCCTCGGCGATCCGAATGCGGCTCGCCCGTCCCGGGAGCTGATGATGGGCGCCACCCCCGAACCCCGGGCCCAGGTCCGTTCGCTGCATGCCGAGTATCGCCACGCGACCACCGAGGAAGCCCGCGCACGTGCCGAATCGACGCGGCTGCGGACGCAGGCGCAGCAGGCGCGCGAGGCCGGCCTACATGATCGAGCCGCTGAACTCGACGACCACGTGCGGCGGCTGGACGAACGCGCGGACGCCGCGGGCGCACAGGCAGAGTTGCTGCGCGCCAGGGTCGTCGAATCCGAACACCTCGAGCTGGCCGAGAAACTGGAGGCGGTGCGAACCGAGATCGGCGAACTGGAGCAGCGGTTGACCGATGCCATCGGCGACCCGGCCCAGATCCAGCAGTTCCGTACCGATCTCGGATCCGTCGAGCGCGGCGAGGTCGCCGCACAGGAGCGGGACCGGCTGGACAGCGCCGAGCGGGAACTGCGCGAGCGCATGCAGCCCATCGCGGAGCAGCTCGACACCGGGCGAACAGCCGTGCGGGAGTTGGCGGCCGAGGTCAGGGCCGCCCAAGAGCCGTCGACGGGAACGGCATTGACCGAATCCGAACGCGGCGAACTCGTCCGCGCGACCGGACCCGCCCTCGCCCGTGCCCGAACCAGCATCGATTGGCTGCAGGGGATATATGCCGGATTAGCGCAGCAGCAAGGGGAATTGGCCCAGCCGCATGCCGTGCTGACCGATGAGATCGCGGCGGCGACGCAGGCGCGTGATCGGCTGGCCGCCGCATTCGAGGTGGCCGATCCGCAACAGCTGCATCCGTCCTATCGCGGTGTGCCCTCGCCCGGCACGGAACTGGTGCATTCGTTGCGGGATACGCTCGACCGATTGGAGCGGGCCCAGGACGAGGCGGCACGGTTGACCGAACGTCAGATCGGTCTGCGGGCACTCGACGAGCTGCGGCTGCTGCCGGTTTCGGAACGAGTCGGTGTGTCGCCCGCGGCCGAACCGTCCACCGCCTTCCCGAATCAGCGGATCGTCGTGGTCGGCACCGATACTTCGCCCGCCGGCTACCGGCAGGCATTGCAGGCGACATTGCGACCGGGCACGGATGTGGAGTTGGTACTGCGCCTGGCACAGTCGGACAAGCTGCCGGTGCAGGTGGAGTTCGTGCGGATCGAGGTGACGGAACAGACCGCGACCGGGCATGCGCTGGCCTCGACCGAACCGGCGGCACCGCAGCGGTCGGGCGCGTGGCCGGATCCGAGCAAGCATGCGCGGCCCTGGGAGAAGACGAAGTGGACCGAGCCGCAGCCGCCATTCCTGTTCAAGGTGTCGATGGTTCCGGTATTCGACGAAATCATGTCGCCCTTCCATGATTTCGCGCCGGGGGAGGTGCCCGAGTTCATCTTTGCGCCGAACCTGCCGTTCGCGAAGACGGTCTTCGATGTGCCGGCGGGTGTCGATGCCTTCCAGTCCGATGTCGGCATGTACGCCTTCCACGCCCGCATCCTCAGCCTCGGCATCCTCGATCGGATTCCGAACCATCCGTGGGTCCGTTCGTTCGTGCAGAATCGCCCGTGGATCGGCAAGGTGATACTGGGTCTGACCAAGTGGCTACCCGCCAATACCGCGCACGGTCGGTCGGTGCACGTGCCGCTATCAGTGGATTTCGTGAACAAGCATCCACGGATCGCCTTCGCGCTCGGTGGTGTCGAGCAGTGGATCCCGAGTGTCCGCAATGGTCGCTGGATTCAGTTGGTTCCGATGATCCGTGGCACGCGCACGCATGCGTGGTTCGACGACGCGCGCCCCGATCCGGCGCCGCTGCACCGCGGTGACCTGGCCACGCCGTCGTTCAACCGAGAGGCGCAACATCTCGACGGTGACGTCATCCGTCCGTACACCGGGGAGAGTGTGGAGATCCCCGCGTCGTTGGCGGCCCGCTGGCATGCGAATGAGCAAGTGCGCGAGCGGATTCAGGAGTGGACCGAAGGCGAGTACGAGCGCTACGAGCGTGATCGGGTCCATGCGGGCGATGGCCTCGTACATCGAATCGCAGATCAGGCTGCCCAGCATCCCGATCGGTACTCCGGCGGTGATCCGAAGCGGTGGATACGCGGCAAGAACAACGAGTGGGTGCGGGATCCGGATGGATCGCTGTTACCGCGTCATCCGGATGGTTCGACCTGGTTGCGTGATGCCGAGGGCAATGTTCGGCCGCGCGCGGAGATCGTCGATAACTTGCAGCGGGCGCGCGACCATCTGATGCGGAATTCGGAGCTGAACCGGATTCCCGATGTCCCCGAGCTGTGGAATCGGTTGATCGACGGGAAACCGTTGCGCGCGGACGTGATCGGTGTCGAGGCGGCATTGGTCGAGGCGGACTATCTCGCGACGCATCGCGAAGGGACCGGACAGCAGGCGCATCAGGCGGCCAAGCAGGCGGGATACGACTGGGACAGCAACCGTCCAGAGCTGACCGGTGATCGTGCCGAGCGCAGTCTGCTCGGCAAACTGACCGGCCGCAGACCACTCAGCGTCGGGGCCACCACCGAACTGGACCCGTCTGCACCGGATCCGGTGCGCACCCGCCGGTTCGGCACGACGCTGTACTACGGCAGGCACTTCGGCGATTTCGGGCAGGTGCGCGGGCAACTCGGTGACATCATGCGCGGTTGGCCCGCGGCCAAGATCGCCCGGGCACAGGCCGCGGTGGTCGAGCTCACCCACGAGGCCACCCGGTCGCATCGCGGTGACCTCAATCTGGCACGGGGTGGCGTCCATGTATCCGGGCGGGTAACCGGCGAGCCCGGCCGACAGCGGTTGGTGGTCAAGGTCGAAAGCGACGGCGACGGCAGGCAAACCGGCGTCCGGCGCTACACACTCGAGGAGTCCGACGGCAGCAGCCAGCGAGCCCTGCCCGCGATGCCGACCGGCGCGATAGCCGCGGGCCCGATGGCCCGAGGCGGTGAGGCGCGGCCCGCCCTACCCGAACCGCCCCAGCGCCCGCCACCGTCGACGCGCCCCACTCCGACCGCCGAGTTGCCCGATTCGCCGCCGGCCGCCGGATTGCCGGAGTCGCGTTCGGCTACACAGCCCGAATTGCCTTCGGCAGCGGCACCGCCGAGTGTGCCCGGGGGCGGACGTTCCACAACTCCGACACCACCGGACTGGGCGCAGGGTGCGACCCGGGAACATGTGCCGACGAGCGCGGATGTCGCCCGGCGCCTCGTCGACTACGGCCGCGAAATCGCGGCCGCCGCGCGGGAAACCGCGACCACACTCGCTCAGGTCTGCGAGCCGCTGCGACAACTCGGGATACCCGATCCCGAACGCCTGACGCCCACGCAGATGACCGACGCCGCCCTGCAGGAGCGGTACCGCCGGTTCGCGGTGGCCGATGCCGCCGTGAACCGCAATCCGACCACGCCGCAGGAGATGATCGAGTACTTCGACGAACGCGACCGAGCCCAGCAGCAGGTGACCGAGGCGGGGACCCTGTCGGCCGAACTCGGCCGGCGGATGCCCGATTACGAACAAGCGCTCGACAACGAAGCGCGGGTCCGGCAGGAGGCCGCGACCGCCGCGGCACATGATGTGCTCGATGTCTTCGGTGGGGACCGGCACGGGGATGCCGTCGCGGTGGTCTACGGCAATCCGACCCGGGTAGTCGTGGCCTCGCCGTCCGTCGCGCCGGACCACATCGTCGGCGCCGATCTGCGCAGCCGGTGGGCCGCGCAGGGCATCGACGTCCAGTTCCAGCACGTCGCCGTCGACGAGTCCGGCCGCGCCTGGGTGACCGATCTGACTGCACCGGAAGCCCCAGCAGCGCAGCAGCATTCGTCGAATCCGGCATCGACGGTGAACAATTGCGTGCCCGAATCGCTGGGACAGGTCAACGCGGACCAGCGGACCACCGTGGTGGGTGTGCCCGATCCGCAGCCGGGCAACCTCAGCGGCCGATCGATCGATGAGATCCGCCCGCATCTGAACGGTGCGGAACTAGCGGGATTCCACTTCGACGCGGCGGCCACCGGACACGGACGCATCGCCGAAGGCCTGATCCATGCCCCGGCCGCCGGCCCCGGCTCGACGGCCTGGATCGTGGAACGACGCGCGACCGTCGACGCACACGGCGTCGGCGCGCACGCGTACACCCTGACCTACGTCCGCGACAACGGCAACGGCACTTGGACTTTCACACTCGACGGTGTCGAGACCACCTATCACGGGCTCGACGGACAAGGGCGGGAATGGTTCACCGGCCCCGACGGCCGCCGAGTGTCGCTACCGGAGCTGACCGGCGGTTCACGCGCGGAAGCGGTCGAAACGTGGGCCGCGGTATGGCGTGACGGTCAGCTCGTCGAGAATGTCGGCGACCGCACCGCGACACCCCCGCAGGGCCGACTGCGCGTCGGTCAGACGCCGAGTGCGGAATCCGGCCGCACCCCGGATCGACCAACGGCACACGATCCCCCCGACGCACCGGGACGGCGCTCGGAACTGGTCCTCCGCGCCGCGGGCGAGACCGTCCCCGATGCCGCCGAACGAGCGGAAGCCACTGCCGGATCATGGGATTGGCTGGGCGAGCAGCTCCCAGACTGGCCCGCCGACAAGATCGACGACGCGGGCCTGGAACTGGCCGACCTGGTCGAGCGGGAGTTGGCGCACCCGTACGGCGAAGTTCGCATTGTGCTGGAACAGGCCGGTATCCCGGGTGATCGCGTACTGCACGCGACGGTCGGTGACGCGGGCTTCACGCTGACCGAATCGAACCGCATGCCGGACTGGCTCGCCGCTGCGATCGAGCCGATACGCCATGTGCGCGTGCATGTTCCCGGCGAGCTGGCCATCGCCGTCGAGTCGCGCAAGATTCCGCAACTCGCCAGGGCACTCGCCGCCTTCGACCACCTGAGTTCGCCGCCCGAGGTGGCGCAGGACAATATCGACCACGGCCTGCGCCACCGCGCCCGGATCAACCGCGGGCGATTGCACAGCTTCCACACCGATATCGAGGGTGAATTCATCGAATGCCGGTTCGGCGACGAAAGGGTCGAACTCACCGTCTACCCGCTGTGGGATCAGGATTTCCGAACCGGTTGGCGCGAGTTGGCGCGACTCGAACAGCACGACAGGACCGTGCCGATCGACGAACTCGCCACTGTCATCGTCACCGACTTGCACGAACGGCACGCCAATTGGGTTGAGGCGCAACCGGATACCCTCGGCAACGAAGTATCGGCGCAGTGGCCGGGTGCCGCCCAGACCGCCGCGAGCACCGAGTTGACCGACGCCTTGACCCGAACGGCGTCGCCGGATCCGACGGTGGAACGTGTCGTGCTCGGGGAACCCGGCGAACGCCGCGAGCGGGTCGAGGTGACCGATCGGAGCCGGGATCTGCCGGTGCGGGATGAGCCGGGTACCCCGACCGAATCGGGCCGGGCCACCGAGTTGCTCGACGAGAAGGCCGGGACGTGGGGCTTCCGGCTGCACAGCGACGGGACGCGGACACGGTGGTTCGAACTCTTCGAGTCCGACGGATCGCAACCCCGATCGCGGCCCGATCCGCTGGTCGACCTGAATCTCCCACAGGGTGCCGTCGAACAGCGAGTGTCCGAGGCGCGCAGTGCGGTCGTCGATGTGCTGACCGCCGCCGATTGGCCGGAGGAGATGCGTGCGGACGTGCGGCTCGTGGTGTCGGAGTTGGTCACCAATGTGGCCAGGTATGCGCCGGAAGGCGGCGCGCGCGTACGTGTTTGGCTCGATGACGGGCGGCTGCGGGTGGCGGTCGACGATACGAGCCGCGGGCTGCCGAAGCGACAGGCGGAGAGCGAGTTCGACACCTTCGACGTCGACGCCCTGGAGATCGATCTGGATGCGTGGGAATCGGGCGCGCTGGAGATGGGCACGCACGGCCGCGGCCTCGGCCTGTTGGCGGAGGCGGCCGAGGTGTGGGGTGTCGACCTGCACCGGGACGGGAAGAGCGTCTGGTTCGAGGTCGAGAAGCCATCCGACGGCACGCCCACCGCAGCGGTCGAGGTCGCCGAGCCGGAAACCGTTGCGGAAATACCGGACCCGAACCTCTTCGATGGATCCCAAGGCGACACTGACGGTCGAAAAGTTCCCGCGCAGCGCGGACCGACACCGGAGTCACCGGACACCGCACCGGACCCGAATCGTGGCGAAACGCGAGCCGAGCGACCGGATGGCAGGGTTCCGGAACAATTCACCCGAGGTGACACGGAGATCGCCGAGCCCGGCGTCCGTAGCGACGCCGAACTCATCGCGGCCGTGCGCGCCGGCGAAACTGCTGCGTACGGTGAGCTTTTCGAGCGCCACGCGGATGCCGCGCGAAACCAGGCGCGCCGTCTGGTCCGTTCCCGGGATGACGCCGACGACGTGGTATCCGAATCCTTCACCAGCGTGCTGGACGTGATACGCAAGGGCGGCGGCCCCGATGAGTCGTTCCGCGCCTATCTGCTGACCACGGTGCGCAACATGGTGTACAGCGGTCCGACCCACGCCGACCGCCGTCTGGTGTTCACCGACGATATGACCCACATCGATCCGGGCGTGCCCTTCGTCGACACCGCGGTGGAACACCTGGAGGAGTCGATGGCGGCCCAGGCCTTCGACACCCTGTCCGAGCGTTGGCGAGACGCCCTGTGGCAGACCGAAATCGAGGGCCGGAAGGGGGTCGAGGTGGCGCCGTCGTTCGGTCTGTCACCGAATGGCTTCAACCAGCTGTCGGCTCGCGCTCGCGAGGCGCTGCGGCAGGCATATCTGCAGATGCACGTGCGGGCGGCCACCAGCGAACCCTGTCGGCCGACGGTCGAGCGGCTCGGCGCCTGGGCGCGTAGTGGTCTCGGCAAACGGGCCGACGCACAGGTCGAAACCCATCTCGACGATTGCGCGGCATGTCGCGATATCGCCACACAGGTTGTCGAAGCGAATCGCATGCTCGGCGGCCGCGGCCGGAGCGTACCGACCGGACCGGCCGGAGACGGTTCGACCGACCATCGAATCCCTGCGCAACCGGAGGATGATTCACGATGA